From Medicago truncatula cultivar Jemalong A17 chromosome 7, MtrunA17r5.0-ANR, whole genome shotgun sequence, a single genomic window includes:
- the LOC11425656 gene encoding glutathione synthetase, chloroplastic, translating into MAASAFGFGGIRFSKTIPLSKYIPPLQPHHNNTFFSFFPSSSSSSSSSSSSSINFSTKPLPMSHHKHLTINGDEQNIIKPSPLFVDDYHNIDQQLLDNIAYDALVWASLHGLLMGDKSYQKSGMVPGVGLMHAPFSLFPTSFPESKWKQACDLAPIFNELVDRVSLDGKFLQESLSRTKQVDEFTSRLLDIHSKMLQLNKKEEIRFGLHRSDYMLDEQTKSLLQIELNTISSSFAGFSTLVTQLHRYILTCHGKLLGLDSEKVPANNAVSQNAEALAKAWSEYNNPRAVIMTVVQAEERNMYDQHFLSAVLRDKHGITIVRKTMAEVDQEGEILPDGTLSVNGQAVAVIYFRAGYTPVDYPSESEWRARLLMEQSSAVKCPSISYHLVGTKKIQQELAKPGVLERFLENKDDIAKMRECFAGLWSLDDSDIVKKAIERPELFVMKPQREGGGNNIYGDAVRDTLIKLQKTGSQEDAAYILMQRIFPNISAAVLMRNGGCHKDHAISELGIFGTYLRNKDRVVMNNQSGYLMRTKISSSDEGGVAAGFAVIDSVYLT; encoded by the exons ATGGCTGCTTCTGCTTTTGGTTTTGGTGGTATTAGATTCTCCAAGACTATACCTTTGTCCAAATACATTCCTCCTCTTCAGCCTCATCACAACAAcacctttttctctttctttccttcttcttcttcttcttcttcttcttcttcttcttcttctataaATTTCTCTACGAAACCACTTCCAATGTCTCATCATAAGCATCTCACCATTAATGGtgatgaacaaaacatcattaaACCTTCTCCTCTATTCGTTGATGATTATCACAATATTGATCAACAACTTCTCGATAACATCGCTTATGATGCTCTTGTTTGGGCCTCTCTTCACGGTCTTCTCATGGGAGATAAATCTTACCAG AAATCAGGAATGGTTCCTGGTGTTGGATTGATGCATGCCCCGTTTTCATTATTCCCAACGTCGTTTCCAGAAAGTAAATGGAAGCAAGCTTGTGATTTGGCACCTATATTCAATGAACTTGTTGACCGTGTTAGTTTAGATGGTAAATTTCTTCAAGAATCTCTCTCAAG AACTAAGCAAGTGGACGAATTTACCTCTAGACTTTTAGATATTCATTCCAAGATGCTACAGCTCAACAAAAAAGAG GAAATAAGATTTGGATTACATCGTTCAGACTATATGCTTGATGAACAAACCAAATCACTTTTGCAAATAGAGCTCAACACTATTTCATCTTCATTTGCTGGTTTTAGTACTCTTGTCACTCAACTTCATAG GTACATACTTACTTGCCATGGAAAATTGCTTGGTCTGGATTCAGAAAAGGTTCCTGCCAATAATGCTGTCAGCCAGAATGCCGAGGCCTTGGCTAAAGCTTGGAGTGAGTATAATAACCCAAG GGCTGTGATTATGACTGTGGTTCAGGCTGAAGAGCGAAACATGTATGACCAGCATTTTCTTTCTGCTGTTCTAAGAGACAA GCATGGTATTACAATTGTTCGTAAAACGATGGCAGAAGTTGACCAAGAAGGAGAAATTCTACCAGATGGAACACTTTCTGT TAATGGACAAGCAGTTGCAGTAATTTACTTCAGGGCTGGCTATACACCAGTTGATTATCCTTCAGAATCA GAATGGAGAGCTAGACTATTGATGGAACAATCTTCTGCTGTCAAATGCCCTTCAATATCGTATCATTTGGTTGGCACCAAGAAGATTCAACAGGAACTTGCAAAGCCAGGTGTTCTTGAGAG GTTCCTTGAAAACAAAGACGATATCGCAAAAATGCGTGAATGCTTTGCAGGACTATGGAGTTTGGATGACTCAGATATTGTTAAAAAAGCAATTGAACGACCCGAATTATTTGTGATGAAGCCCCAGAGAGAAGGAGGAG GAAACAATATTTATGGTGATGCAGTGCGAGACACCCTCATAAAATTGCAGAAAACGGGTTCTCAAGAAGATGCAGCTTACATACTTATGCAGAGGATATTTCCAAATATTTCTGCTGCAGTTTTGATGCGTAATGGTGGTTGCCACAAGGACCACGCCATCTCAGAACTTGGGATATTTGGTACTTATTTAAG GAATAAGGATAGGGTTGTTATGAATAATCAAAGTGGCTATTTGATGCGTACGAAAATATCATCATCTGATGAAGGTGGGGTTGCAGCTG